The proteins below are encoded in one region of Micromonospora yangpuensis:
- the nirD gene encoding nitrite reductase small subunit NirD, with protein sequence MSRATVLTWTVVCRLDQLEPDRGVAALVDGVQVALFRTADELFALDNRDPVSGAYVLSRGIVGSRGGTPTLASPLHKQVYDLRTGDCLDLPGVRVPRHEARCRDGLVEVRLRQEE encoded by the coding sequence GTGAGCCGGGCGACCGTACTGACCTGGACCGTGGTCTGCCGGCTGGACCAGCTGGAGCCGGACCGGGGCGTCGCCGCACTGGTCGACGGGGTGCAGGTGGCGCTCTTCCGGACCGCCGACGAGCTGTTCGCGCTGGACAACCGGGACCCGGTGAGCGGCGCGTACGTGCTCAGCCGGGGCATCGTGGGCAGCCGCGGCGGCACGCCGACGCTGGCCTCACCCCTGCACAAGCAGGTGTACGACCTGCGTACCGGCGACTGCCTCGACCTGCCCGGGGTGCGCGTGCCCCGGCACGAGGCGCGGTGCCGGGACGGCCTGGTCGAGGTGCGGCTGCGACAGGAGGAATGA
- a CDS encoding ferritin family protein yields the protein MAAGLTVLAGPQVAYAADVSPDTRANTLTAMHGEAFAHASYLAYAQEAERTGEPEVAALFRATAATELDDHFTAEAELIGFVGSDVENLEESIAGEEFEATVSYPDFAAQARRDGCAPAVALFTELAGDEAAHAGRFRTALEAITDPGSGAEIPTGEVVEPVPIRAVQPQCSGQTRENLYETLRGEAFAYARYTLYARAAGVPRLAELWTNTANQELGEHFAETANLYGLVRTNTDNLRHSIDGEVYEATVMYPSFARHAAAAGDAEAAALFREISFDEADHASAFLRALVGLVVPGGGEDQVRPVARPAGDRAQSTRSR from the coding sequence ATGGCTGCCGGACTGACGGTCCTCGCCGGCCCACAGGTCGCGTACGCGGCCGACGTCAGCCCGGATACCCGGGCGAACACGCTGACGGCGATGCACGGGGAGGCGTTCGCCCACGCCTCGTACCTGGCGTACGCGCAGGAGGCGGAGCGGACCGGGGAGCCCGAGGTCGCCGCGTTGTTCCGGGCCACCGCCGCGACCGAACTCGACGACCACTTCACCGCCGAGGCCGAGCTGATCGGCTTCGTCGGCAGCGACGTCGAGAATCTGGAGGAGTCGATCGCCGGCGAGGAGTTCGAGGCGACCGTCTCCTACCCGGACTTCGCCGCGCAGGCCCGCCGGGACGGCTGCGCGCCGGCGGTGGCCCTCTTCACCGAACTGGCCGGGGACGAGGCGGCGCACGCCGGGCGGTTCCGCACCGCGCTGGAGGCGATCACCGACCCCGGGTCCGGGGCGGAGATCCCGACGGGCGAGGTGGTCGAGCCGGTCCCGATCCGGGCGGTGCAGCCGCAGTGCTCGGGCCAGACCCGGGAGAACCTGTACGAGACGCTGCGCGGTGAGGCGTTCGCGTACGCGAGGTACACGCTCTACGCCCGTGCCGCCGGGGTGCCCCGGTTGGCCGAACTCTGGACCAACACCGCCAACCAGGAGCTGGGTGAGCACTTCGCCGAGACGGCCAACCTGTACGGCCTGGTCCGCACGAACACCGACAACCTGCGGCACTCGATCGACGGTGAGGTGTACGAGGCGACCGTGATGTACCCGTCGTTCGCCCGGCACGCCGCCGCGGCCGGTGACGCCGAGGCGGCGGCGCTGTTCCGGGAGATCTCCTTCGACGAGGCCGACCACGCCTCGGCGTTCCTGCGTGCCCTGGTCGGGCTGGTCGTCCCCGGCGGTGGTGAGGACCAGGTGCGCCCGGTCGCCCGGCCGGCCGGTGACCGGGCTCAGTCGACGCGCAGCCGGTAG
- a CDS encoding DUF742 domain-containing protein: protein MDQRRADPRGALVRPYAVTRGRTEPRQDIALEAVLTASPTAVAESRFAGHDKHRIASVCEGRAQSLAEIAAYTRMPLGVARVLVADMVAEGLLTLHTAAPADGFEERMEILGRVLSGLRRL from the coding sequence GTGGACCAACGGCGCGCGGACCCGAGGGGTGCGCTGGTAAGGCCGTACGCGGTCACCCGTGGCCGTACCGAGCCTCGCCAGGACATCGCGCTCGAAGCGGTGCTCACGGCAAGTCCCACCGCGGTCGCCGAGTCGCGGTTCGCCGGACACGACAAGCACCGGATCGCCTCGGTTTGTGAGGGGCGGGCGCAGTCGTTGGCGGAGATCGCCGCGTACACCCGGATGCCGCTGGGCGTCGCCCGGGTGCTGGTCGCCGACATGGTGGCCGAGGGTCTGCTGACGCTACACACTGCCGCTCCCGCCGACGGGTTCGAGGAGCGAATGGAAATCCTTGGAAGGGTGCTAAGTGGACTTCGCAGGCTATGA
- a CDS encoding ABC transporter substrate-binding protein produces the protein MSPIRSATIAALASAVLATTLTGCQFGAAEQDTSPIVIAADLEISGAAAPVGKAYQRALELKVEQLNASGALGGRQIDLRVKDNRSDAAESLRNITDFSKDGKVSAIIMGGCNECAVGAVRAVGDGRIPTIALAASSEVTNPVAERRYMFKLAPNAADSAAVLVDELGRSGIRRVALLHSDDNYGREGLTALRSELDKADIRLVRRSAVPTTATDLNEPVRQLTFGNIDALVVWTTPEQATLVTNSAQQAEFQGNLYFDVVAGGDLFLGTSTQASARSTLVFSQTMAIDDVIATTPAKAARRQWFQDYTARFGGYHGFSSFAADAVQLIVNAELRRPAGTPGRVDRDGIRDVLETSQLDGLSGPIRMTPDNHSGLMPQALTTLVARGGRWRLAG, from the coding sequence TTGAGCCCCATCCGCTCCGCGACCATCGCGGCGCTCGCATCGGCCGTCCTGGCCACCACGCTCACCGGCTGCCAGTTCGGCGCCGCGGAGCAGGACACTTCTCCGATCGTCATCGCCGCGGACCTGGAGATCTCCGGTGCCGCCGCCCCGGTCGGCAAGGCGTACCAGCGCGCCCTGGAGCTGAAGGTCGAGCAGCTCAACGCCTCTGGCGCGCTGGGCGGCCGGCAGATCGACCTGCGGGTGAAGGACAACCGCTCCGATGCCGCCGAGTCGCTGCGCAACATCACCGACTTCAGCAAGGACGGCAAGGTCAGCGCCATCATCATGGGCGGCTGCAACGAGTGCGCGGTCGGCGCGGTCCGGGCCGTCGGCGACGGCCGGATCCCCACCATCGCCCTCGCCGCGTCCAGCGAGGTCACCAACCCGGTGGCCGAACGCCGGTACATGTTCAAGCTGGCGCCGAACGCGGCGGACAGCGCCGCCGTGCTCGTCGACGAGCTGGGTAGGTCGGGCATCCGCCGGGTGGCGCTGCTGCACAGCGACGACAACTACGGCCGGGAGGGGCTGACCGCGCTCCGCAGCGAACTCGACAAGGCCGACATCCGGTTGGTACGGCGGTCCGCGGTGCCGACCACCGCGACCGACCTGAACGAGCCGGTCCGGCAGCTGACCTTCGGCAACATCGACGCCCTGGTCGTCTGGACCACGCCCGAGCAGGCGACGCTGGTCACCAACAGCGCCCAGCAGGCCGAGTTCCAGGGCAACCTCTACTTCGACGTGGTGGCCGGTGGCGACCTCTTCCTCGGCACCTCGACGCAGGCCAGCGCCCGGTCCACGCTGGTCTTCAGCCAGACGATGGCGATCGACGACGTGATCGCCACCACCCCGGCCAAGGCCGCCCGTCGGCAGTGGTTCCAGGACTACACGGCCCGGTTCGGCGGATACCACGGCTTCTCCTCGTTCGCCGCCGACGCGGTGCAGCTCATCGTGAACGCCGAGCTGCGGCGACCGGCCGGGACGCCCGGCCGGGTGGACCGGGACGGCATCCGCGACGTGCTGGAGACCTCGCAGCTGGACGGGCTCTCCGGCCCGATCCGGATGACGCCTGACAACCACTCCGGGCTGATGCCCCAGGCCCTCACCACGCTGGTCGCCCGGGGCGGCCGCTGGCGACTGGCCGGCTGA
- the nirB gene encoding nitrite reductase large subunit NirB, with the protein MSGDRLVVVGNGMVGQRFVEALRARDRQGRWQVTVLAEETRPAYDRVRLSAWFDGVDAEQLNLYTADDGVDLRLGEPVTGIDRDQRVVTTAAGAYPYDALVLATGSYPFVPPVPGTDLPGVFVYRTLDDLAAIRAHAAGRRTGAVIGGGLLGLEAANALRLLGLTTHVIEFAPRLMPVQVDEAGGAMLRRYVEELGVRTHLGVATTALRPGADGTVAALDLSDGSVVDADLVVVAAGIRPRDELARVAGLELGPRGGVLVDATCRSADERIWAVGECAAVDGTCHGLVAPGYAMAEVVADRLLGGAATFAGADSAAKLKLLGVEVASFGDAHGRTEGCLDVTYTDPASRSYAKLVLSDDARTLLGGVLVGDASAYPTLRASVGGPLPGPPLALLAPADGGGAGAATLPGTAQVCSCNAVTRDDVDAAIAGGCADVPALKACTRAGTSCGSCVPMLKQLLDAAGVAQSRALCEHFDASRQELFDIVRVRGVRTFSQLIAEHGRGRGCDICKPVVASILASLGNGYVLDGEQASLQDTNDHFLANLQRDGSYSVVPRIPGGEISPEKLIVIGEVARDFQLYTKITGGQRIDLFGARVEQLPQIWRRLVEAGFESGHAYGKALRTVKSCVGDTWCRYGVQDSVGLAVALELRYRGLRAPHKLKSAVSGCARECAEARSKDFGVIATETGWNLYLGGNGGFRPRHADLFATDLSTEELVRTIDRFLMYYIRTADRLQRTAAWIEALDGGLAHLRAVIVDDSLGLCADLDAAMARHVGSYSDEWRDTLADPERLRRFTSFVNAPEVPDPSIRFETVRGQPVPGRAAPEPATAGGRRQPVTLGMPEVRR; encoded by the coding sequence GTGAGTGGCGACAGGCTGGTCGTCGTCGGCAACGGCATGGTCGGGCAACGCTTCGTCGAGGCGTTGCGGGCCCGCGACCGGCAGGGGCGTTGGCAGGTGACGGTGCTCGCCGAGGAGACCCGACCGGCGTACGACCGGGTGCGGCTGTCGGCGTGGTTCGACGGGGTCGACGCGGAGCAGCTCAACCTGTACACCGCCGACGACGGCGTGGACCTGCGGCTCGGCGAGCCGGTCACCGGGATCGACCGGGACCAGCGGGTGGTCACCACGGCGGCCGGCGCGTACCCGTACGACGCGTTGGTGCTGGCCACCGGCTCGTACCCGTTCGTGCCGCCGGTGCCGGGCACCGATCTGCCGGGGGTCTTCGTCTACCGCACCCTGGACGACCTGGCCGCGATCCGGGCGCACGCCGCCGGTCGGCGGACCGGGGCGGTGATCGGCGGTGGGCTGCTCGGGCTGGAGGCGGCGAACGCGTTGCGCCTGCTCGGCCTGACCACCCACGTGATCGAGTTCGCGCCCCGGCTGATGCCGGTGCAGGTCGACGAGGCCGGTGGGGCGATGCTGCGCCGGTACGTCGAGGAGCTGGGGGTGCGGACCCACCTGGGGGTGGCCACCACGGCGCTGCGCCCCGGCGCGGACGGCACCGTCGCCGCCCTCGACCTCTCCGACGGCAGCGTGGTCGACGCCGACCTGGTGGTGGTCGCCGCCGGCATCCGCCCCCGCGACGAGCTGGCCCGCGTTGCCGGGCTGGAACTCGGCCCGCGCGGCGGGGTCCTGGTCGACGCCACCTGCCGCAGCGCCGACGAGCGGATCTGGGCGGTCGGCGAGTGCGCGGCGGTGGACGGCACCTGCCACGGCCTGGTCGCCCCCGGGTACGCGATGGCCGAGGTGGTCGCCGACCGGCTGCTCGGCGGGGCGGCCACCTTCGCCGGGGCGGACAGCGCGGCGAAGTTGAAGCTGCTCGGGGTGGAGGTGGCGTCCTTCGGCGACGCCCACGGGCGCACCGAGGGCTGTCTGGACGTCACCTACACCGATCCGGCCAGCCGGTCGTACGCGAAGCTGGTCCTCTCCGACGACGCGCGGACGCTGCTCGGTGGGGTGCTGGTCGGGGACGCGAGCGCCTATCCGACGTTGCGGGCCAGCGTCGGTGGGCCGCTGCCCGGTCCCCCGCTGGCGTTGCTGGCCCCGGCCGACGGCGGCGGCGCGGGCGCGGCGACGCTGCCCGGCACCGCCCAGGTCTGCTCGTGCAACGCGGTGACCCGCGACGACGTCGACGCGGCGATCGCCGGCGGCTGCGCCGACGTGCCGGCGTTGAAGGCGTGCACCCGGGCCGGGACGAGCTGTGGTTCCTGCGTACCGATGCTCAAGCAGTTGCTGGACGCCGCCGGCGTGGCGCAGTCCCGGGCGCTCTGTGAGCACTTCGACGCCAGCCGGCAGGAGCTGTTCGACATCGTCCGGGTCCGGGGCGTGCGGACCTTCTCCCAGCTGATCGCCGAGCACGGCCGGGGCCGGGGCTGCGACATCTGCAAGCCGGTGGTCGCCTCGATCCTCGCCTCGCTGGGCAACGGGTACGTCCTCGACGGCGAGCAGGCCTCCCTGCAGGACACCAACGACCACTTCCTGGCCAACCTGCAACGCGACGGCAGCTACTCGGTGGTGCCCCGGATCCCCGGCGGGGAGATCTCCCCGGAGAAGCTGATCGTCATCGGCGAGGTGGCCCGGGACTTCCAGCTGTACACCAAGATCACCGGTGGGCAGCGGATCGACCTGTTCGGGGCCCGGGTGGAGCAGTTGCCGCAGATCTGGCGGCGGCTGGTCGAGGCCGGCTTCGAGTCCGGCCACGCCTACGGCAAGGCGCTGCGCACGGTGAAGTCCTGCGTCGGCGATACCTGGTGCCGGTACGGGGTGCAGGACTCGGTGGGCCTGGCCGTCGCGCTGGAGCTGCGCTACCGGGGGCTGCGCGCCCCGCACAAGCTCAAGTCGGCGGTCTCCGGTTGTGCCCGGGAGTGCGCCGAGGCGCGCAGCAAGGACTTCGGCGTCATCGCCACCGAGACCGGCTGGAACCTCTACCTCGGCGGCAACGGCGGCTTCCGGCCCCGGCACGCCGACCTGTTCGCCACCGACCTCTCCACCGAGGAGCTGGTCCGCACCATCGACCGGTTCCTGATGTACTACATCCGCACCGCCGACCGGCTGCAACGCACCGCGGCCTGGATCGAGGCGCTGGACGGCGGGCTGGCGCACCTGCGCGCGGTGATCGTGGACGACTCCCTCGGGCTCTGCGCCGACCTCGACGCCGCGATGGCCCGGCACGTCGGGTCCTACTCCGACGAGTGGCGGGACACCCTCGCCGACCCGGAACGGCTGCGCCGCTTCACCTCCTTCGTCAACGCCCCGGAGGTCCCCGACCCGTCGATCCGCTTCGAGACCGTGCGGGGTCAACCGGTGCCGGGCCGCGCCGCGCCGGAGCCGGCCACCGCCGGTGGCCGCCGGCAGCCGGTCACCCTGGGCATGCCGGAGGTACGGCGGTGA
- a CDS encoding GTP-binding protein has translation MDFAGYDPAGARQNRGIVSAKIVVAGGFGVGKTTLVGAISEITPLTTEAVMTAAGVGIDDPSKVPGKETTTVAMDFGRITMAQDLILYLFGTPGQTRFWFMWDEIIRGAVGAAVLVDTRRITDAFAPLDYFENRKLPYVVALNHFDGASQYELEEVRESLAISPDVPLVWTDARDRESVKQVLVTVVEHAMMRLEAEHGRGFPAPVG, from the coding sequence GTGGACTTCGCAGGCTATGACCCCGCCGGGGCCCGCCAGAACCGGGGAATCGTCTCGGCGAAGATCGTGGTCGCGGGTGGCTTCGGCGTGGGCAAGACGACCCTGGTCGGTGCGATCTCGGAGATCACTCCGCTGACCACCGAGGCGGTGATGACCGCGGCCGGCGTCGGTATCGACGACCCGTCCAAGGTGCCGGGCAAGGAGACCACCACGGTCGCCATGGACTTCGGCCGGATCACCATGGCCCAGGACCTGATCCTCTATCTGTTCGGTACCCCCGGCCAGACCCGGTTCTGGTTCATGTGGGACGAGATCATCCGGGGCGCGGTGGGTGCCGCCGTCCTGGTGGACACCCGGCGGATCACCGACGCCTTCGCGCCGCTCGACTACTTCGAGAACCGGAAGCTGCCGTACGTGGTGGCGCTCAACCACTTCGACGGCGCGTCGCAGTACGAGCTGGAGGAGGTCCGGGAGTCGCTGGCCATCTCGCCGGACGTACCGCTGGTCTGGACCGACGCCCGCGACCGGGAGTCGGTCAAGCAGGTGCTGGTGACCGTGGTGGAACACGCCATGATGCGCCTGGAGGCCGAGCACGGCCGAGGCTTCCCCGCCCCGGTCGGCTGA
- a CDS encoding roadblock/LC7 domain-containing protein has protein sequence MNRPAAMQDMGWLLTNFADSVAGIAHVVAVSADGLLLASSRDLPGDRADQLAAITSGVVSLTEGAARMFSAGGVLQTVIEMDSGYLFLMSISDGSSMAVLAARSCDVGQVGYEMALLVERVGAALVPLPRDAVRS, from the coding sequence ATGAACAGGCCAGCGGCTATGCAGGACATGGGTTGGCTCCTGACCAACTTCGCCGACAGCGTGGCGGGTATCGCCCACGTGGTGGCGGTGTCGGCGGACGGGCTGCTGCTCGCCTCCTCGCGGGACCTGCCGGGCGACCGGGCGGACCAGCTCGCGGCGATCACCTCCGGCGTGGTCAGCCTGACCGAGGGGGCCGCGCGGATGTTCAGCGCCGGCGGGGTGCTGCAGACCGTGATCGAGATGGACAGTGGATACCTGTTCCTGATGTCGATCAGTGACGGCTCGTCGATGGCCGTGCTCGCCGCGCGCAGTTGCGACGTCGGTCAGGTGGGCTACGAAATGGCACTGCTTGTGGAACGGGTCGGTGCGGCACTGGTGCCGCTGCCCCGGGATGCTGTTCGATCATGA
- a CDS encoding sensor histidine kinase: MSTGPTTLPESGEASKGGLRSRLPRLRDARIRSKLALILVVPVAAVIALATIRLISTGEGAVEANRIESLTALSVDVSALAQDMHRERMAASAFLARPGQSPDEYNLRVRRTDQRITEYRDERSRIGDVPDAVRDRLDTIDSHLDTLSSTRQEVLAQRQLPVAAAALRYGVIYADLVSYGETLAQLPGEERLADSRRAVAAFSRAKGAVAEEESVAFTALVGGRLDEEQFSSFVATLTGQQEALLAFSLAADPAQRALVESSVSGDAVVLADGVASDISRSVGQRPLVSAADAANAVGAVNDLMRWAEVRLQEDLLADAAQVRSDVIRQAIVESVLVLLTLIIAVSLAVVLARSLNQSLRRLREGALSVANHDLPEAVARLQNINNVGDGGVEEIVRQVRDPIKLNNRDEVGQVALAFNVVHQEAVRVAAEQAALRTSVSAMFLNLARRSQTLVDRMIGELDAIERSEEDPKRLARLFELDHLATRMRRNDENLLVLAGADSAVPRRDDALLVDVLRAAQSEVEQYNRIEFGTVDTDVSVAAHAVNDVVRLVAELLDNATRFSAPNTTVVADGRRIRDYVLIQIEDRGLGLSDDQLDSLNKRLAAPPTVDVAAFRLMGLAVVSRLASRYAIRVELRRNVEGGTVAQVTLPAATVVLPNVRGRDQVGGRPRQPMIEQSPLNPVSLGDSLAGAGRTSAATLPDQWRTSTPTPTWQTPTQARDSAPPVQAAGRSLTTPPVAPEPTRSAPAEPAFPGTNGVSVGSPTVAYPTIDPLPRRGSTGEPPRPAAPALPLGPTAGLPAAPPAPAAPVSNAMPAAPVIGRRDQPAEAPIFREMEAVWFRSHGNDETAIFTRPRFDQPPGAGARPAATPAPAAPVRPPLPTRTPGAVETPPAQSAPPTYTPPPAATAPPVSAPPVVPAAATPPPAPPAAAPIEPEAWRTAADDGWSRASRAAEPAPSGTTRSGLPKRVPQAQLVPGGIEPKSGRDRSRRTPDEVRGLLSAYHRGVQRGRTAGADQDSTSTKETSR; this comes from the coding sequence GTGAGCACCGGACCTACGACCCTGCCCGAGAGCGGCGAGGCCAGCAAGGGCGGGTTGCGGAGTCGGCTACCCCGGCTACGGGACGCCCGGATCCGGTCGAAGCTGGCACTGATCCTGGTCGTTCCGGTGGCCGCGGTGATCGCACTGGCCACCATCCGGCTCATCTCGACCGGCGAGGGCGCCGTCGAGGCCAACCGCATCGAGTCGCTCACCGCGCTCTCCGTCGACGTCTCGGCCCTGGCCCAGGACATGCACCGGGAGCGGATGGCGGCCTCGGCGTTCCTGGCCCGGCCGGGCCAGTCGCCCGACGAGTACAACCTGCGGGTACGCCGTACCGACCAGCGGATCACCGAGTACCGCGACGAGCGGAGCCGGATCGGCGACGTACCGGATGCGGTGCGCGACCGGCTCGACACCATCGACAGTCACCTGGACACGCTGAGCAGCACCCGGCAGGAGGTGCTGGCCCAGCGGCAGCTGCCGGTGGCCGCGGCGGCACTGCGCTACGGCGTGATCTACGCCGACCTGGTCTCGTACGGTGAGACGCTGGCCCAGCTGCCCGGCGAGGAGCGGCTCGCGGACAGCCGTCGCGCGGTGGCCGCCTTCAGCCGGGCCAAGGGCGCCGTCGCCGAGGAGGAGTCGGTCGCGTTCACCGCGTTGGTCGGCGGTCGCCTGGACGAGGAGCAGTTCTCCTCCTTCGTCGCCACCCTCACCGGCCAGCAGGAAGCCCTGCTCGCCTTCTCGCTCGCCGCCGACCCCGCCCAGCGCGCCCTGGTGGAGAGCTCGGTCTCCGGTGACGCGGTGGTGCTCGCCGACGGGGTCGCCTCCGACATCAGCCGCTCGGTCGGGCAGCGCCCGCTGGTCTCGGCCGCCGACGCGGCCAACGCCGTCGGCGCCGTCAACGACCTGATGCGCTGGGCCGAGGTACGGCTGCAGGAAGACCTCCTCGCCGACGCCGCACAGGTCCGCTCGGACGTGATCCGGCAGGCCATCGTCGAGTCGGTGCTGGTGCTGCTCACGCTGATCATCGCCGTCAGCCTGGCCGTGGTGCTCGCCCGCTCGCTCAACCAGTCGCTGCGCCGGCTGCGCGAGGGCGCCCTCTCGGTGGCCAACCACGACCTGCCGGAGGCGGTCGCCCGGCTGCAGAACATCAACAACGTGGGCGACGGCGGTGTGGAGGAGATCGTCCGGCAGGTCCGGGACCCGATCAAGCTGAACAACCGCGACGAGGTCGGGCAGGTCGCGCTGGCCTTCAACGTGGTGCACCAGGAGGCGGTCCGGGTCGCGGCCGAGCAGGCCGCGCTGCGGACCAGCGTCTCGGCGATGTTCCTCAACCTGGCCCGGCGCTCGCAGACCCTGGTCGACCGGATGATCGGTGAGCTGGACGCCATCGAGCGTTCCGAGGAGGACCCGAAGCGGTTGGCCCGGCTCTTCGAGCTGGACCACCTGGCCACCCGGATGCGCCGCAACGACGAGAACCTGCTGGTGCTGGCCGGTGCCGACTCCGCCGTGCCGCGTCGCGACGACGCGCTCCTGGTCGACGTGCTGCGCGCCGCCCAGTCCGAGGTGGAGCAGTACAACCGGATCGAGTTCGGCACCGTCGACACCGACGTCTCGGTCGCCGCGCACGCGGTGAACGACGTGGTGCGGCTCGTGGCCGAGCTGCTCGACAACGCCACCCGGTTCTCCGCGCCGAACACCACGGTGGTGGCCGACGGTCGCCGGATCCGCGACTACGTCCTGATCCAGATCGAGGACCGGGGGCTCGGCCTCAGCGACGACCAGCTGGACTCGCTCAACAAGCGGCTGGCCGCGCCGCCCACGGTGGATGTCGCCGCGTTCCGGCTGATGGGTCTGGCCGTGGTGAGCCGGCTCGCCTCGCGGTACGCCATCCGGGTCGAGCTGCGGCGCAACGTCGAGGGCGGCACGGTGGCCCAGGTGACGCTGCCGGCGGCGACCGTGGTGCTGCCCAACGTCCGGGGCCGCGACCAGGTAGGCGGCCGGCCACGCCAGCCGATGATCGAGCAGAGCCCGCTGAACCCGGTGAGCCTCGGCGACTCGCTCGCCGGTGCCGGTCGGACCTCGGCGGCCACCCTGCCCGACCAGTGGCGGACCAGCACCCCCACGCCTACCTGGCAGACGCCTACCCAGGCGCGCGACTCGGCACCGCCGGTGCAGGCCGCTGGCCGGTCGCTGACGACCCCGCCGGTCGCACCGGAGCCGACGCGGTCCGCCCCCGCCGAGCCGGCGTTCCCCGGCACCAACGGGGTGTCGGTGGGTTCGCCGACGGTCGCGTACCCCACGATCGATCCGCTGCCCCGGCGCGGCTCGACCGGTGAGCCGCCCCGGCCCGCCGCGCCGGCGTTGCCGCTGGGTCCGACCGCCGGGTTGCCGGCCGCGCCGCCGGCCCCGGCCGCGCCGGTGTCCAACGCGATGCCCGCCGCACCGGTCATCGGCCGGCGGGACCAGCCCGCCGAGGCACCGATCTTCCGGGAGATGGAGGCGGTCTGGTTCCGTTCCCACGGCAACGACGAGACGGCCATCTTCACCCGACCCCGCTTCGACCAGCCGCCGGGCGCCGGTGCCCGACCGGCCGCCACCCCCGCCCCGGCCGCCCCGGTCCGGCCGCCGTTGCCGACCCGGACCCCGGGCGCGGTCGAGACGCCGCCGGCGCAGAGCGCACCGCCGACGTACACGCCGCCCCCGGCGGCAACGGCCCCTCCGGTGTCGGCGCCCCCCGTCGTACCGGCTGCGGCCACGCCGCCGCCGGCCCCGCCCGCGGCGGCACCGATCGAGCCGGAGGCCTGGCGGACCGCGGCCGACGACGGCTGGTCCCGGGCCAGCCGGGCGGCCGAGCCGGCCCCCTCCGGAACCACCCGGTCCGGTCTGCCGAAGCGGGTACCGCAGGCCCAGCTCGTTCCCGGTGGGATCGAGCCCAAGAGCGGGCGGGACCGGAGCCGGCGTACGCCGGACGAAGTACGCGGTCTGCTCTCCGCCTACCATCGGGGCGTCCAACGTGGACGTACCGCCGGGGCCGACCAGGACAGCACCTCGACCAAGGAGACGAGCCGATGA
- a CDS encoding uroporphyrinogen-III synthase, with amino-acid sequence MREELAGFTIGVTADRRRDELAALLQRRGARVVLAPALRIVPLTDDTELREATRACLDRPPDIVMANTGIGMRGWLEAAEGWGLAEPLRSVLTDAYLVARGPKARGAIRAAGLHDQWSPASESCDEVVDHLTRRGVAGQVVAMQLHGDRQPECTMALEAAGATVIEVPVYRWAPPTDPAPLHRLIDLVAGRLVDAVTFTSAPAAEALLRAAGDRTDAVLAALREDVLAACVGAVTAEPLRRHGVPVSAPGRARLGALVRTIVDELPRRTTTLKAAGHLITLRGHAAVVDGDLRQLAPAPMAVLRELARSPGRVLSRTALLRTLPRGADEHAVEMAVARLRAGLHAPRVVQTVVKRGYRLRVD; translated from the coding sequence ATGCGCGAGGAACTGGCCGGCTTCACCATCGGGGTGACCGCCGACCGGCGGCGCGACGAACTCGCCGCGCTGCTGCAACGGCGTGGGGCGCGGGTGGTGCTCGCCCCGGCGCTGCGGATCGTGCCGCTCACCGACGACACCGAGCTGCGCGAGGCGACCCGGGCCTGCCTGGACCGGCCACCGGACATCGTGATGGCCAACACCGGCATCGGCATGCGCGGCTGGTTGGAGGCGGCCGAGGGCTGGGGCCTGGCCGAGCCGCTGCGCTCGGTGCTGACCGACGCGTACCTGGTGGCCCGGGGTCCGAAGGCCCGCGGTGCGATCCGGGCCGCCGGCCTGCACGACCAGTGGTCGCCGGCCTCGGAGAGCTGCGACGAGGTCGTCGACCACCTGACCCGGCGGGGGGTGGCCGGGCAGGTCGTCGCGATGCAGTTGCACGGGGACCGGCAGCCGGAGTGCACCATGGCGCTGGAGGCCGCCGGCGCGACCGTCATCGAGGTGCCGGTCTACCGCTGGGCGCCGCCCACCGACCCGGCCCCACTGCACCGGCTGATCGACCTGGTCGCCGGCCGGCTCGTCGACGCGGTCACCTTCACCTCGGCACCGGCGGCGGAGGCGCTGCTGCGGGCCGCCGGCGACCGTACCGACGCGGTGCTGGCGGCGCTGCGCGAGGACGTCCTGGCCGCCTGCGTCGGCGCGGTCACCGCCGAGCCGCTGCGCAGACACGGGGTGCCGGTCAGTGCGCCGGGCCGGGCCCGGCTCGGCGCACTGGTCCGCACCATCGTCGACGAGCTGCCCCGGCGCACCACCACCCTGAAGGCGGCCGGGCACCTGATCACCCTGCGTGGGCACGCCGCCGTGGTCGACGGGGACCTGCGCCAGCTCGCCCCGGCACCGATGGCGGTGCTGCGGGAGCTGGCCCGCTCCCCCGGCCGGGTGCTGTCGCGTACCGCCCTGCTGCGCACCCTGCCGCGCGGCGCGGACGAGCACGCGGTGGAGATGGCGGTGGCCCGGCTGCGCGCCGGTCTGCACGCCCCCCGGGTCGTGCAGACCGTGGTCAAACGCGGCTACCGGCTGCGCGTCGACTGA